GAAACCGGAACGCTCGATCTCGACTCCCGAGAGGTTCTTCTCGGCGACGAGATCGATCAGCTCCTTGATCTCCTTGAACGAAAGCATCAAACCAGCTCTTTCTCGAGCGCGAAAGCGGCCTTTCGCGCTTCGAAACGGGCGCGTCCGGAATTCCCCTCGGGGGACAACAGGATCAGGAGATAATACTCGGAAGTCACCGCCGAAAGCAGAATCGTCGCCTTGTCCGACTGGACGACGAACTGGCGAACCGATCCCGCCTCGAGACCGAGATCCACGGCGCTGAGATGACTCAGAACGCCGGTCAGCTCGGCG
The sequence above is a segment of the Thermoanaerobaculia bacterium genome. Coding sequences within it:
- a CDS encoding roadblock/LC7 domain-containing protein, with amino-acid sequence MSDVFRETLMQFAERVEGLHGVSLIGRDGIAIDSVVPAEDSVLESVSAELTGVLSHLSAVDLGLEAGSVRQFVVQSDKATILLSAVTSEYYLLILLSPEGNSGRARFEARKAAFALEKELV